Proteins from one Antennarius striatus isolate MH-2024 chromosome 12, ASM4005453v1, whole genome shotgun sequence genomic window:
- the LOC137604921 gene encoding C-X-C chemokine receptor type 4-like, with protein sequence MRFEFFDNITDNTSDESGDFDLDFQEPCGAAFSDDFKKIFLPTVYGTIFFLGIIGNGFVIVVMGYQKKVKTMTDKYRLHLSVADLLLVLTLPFWAVDAASSWYFGGFLCVSVHMIYTINLYSSVLILAFISLDRYLAVVRATNSQATRKFLASRVIYLGVWLPAAVLTVPDLVFARQQSISSSNFLFIDESMDTDDSKIICQHIYPQENSVIWTVAFHFQHILVGFVLPGLVILICYCVIIVKLSKGVKGQALKKKALKTTVILILCFFTCWLPYCIGIFLDNLIRLNVVSSSCELQQAVDKWISITEALAYFHCCLNPILYAFLGVKFKESARSALAVTSRSSQKVTLMTKKRGPISSVSTECDSSSVLSS encoded by the exons ATGCGT TTCGAATTCTTTGACAACATCACTGACAACACGTCAGACGAGTCTGGAGACTTCGACCTGGACTTCCAGGAGCCATGTGGTGCAGCATTCAGCGATGACTTTAAGAAGATATTCTTACCTACTGTTTATGGAACAATATTTTTTCTGGGAATCATTGGCAATGGATTTGTAATTGTTGTCATGGGCTACCAGAAAAAGGTCAAAACGATGACAGACAAGTACCGGCTCCATCTCTCCGTGGCTGACCTCCTGCTGGTCCTCACCCTGCCCTTCTGGGCTGTGGATGCAGCGAGCAGCTGGTACTTTGGAGGTTTCCTCTGCGTGTCTGTGCACATGATCTATACAATCAACCTGTACAGCAGCGTCTTGATCCTGGCCTTCATCAGTCTAGACAGATATTTGGCAGTTGTGCGAGCGACCAATAGCCAAGCAACAAGAAAGTTTCTTGCAAGCAGAGTGATCTATTTGGGTGTGTGGCTGCCTGCCGCTGTGTTGACTGTCCCAGACCTGGTGTTTGCAAGACAGCAAAGCATATCATCTTCAAACTTCCTTTTCATAGACGAAAGCATGGACACAGATGACTCCAAGATTATCTGCCAGCACATCTATCCACAGGAAAACAGTGTCATATGGACAGTCGCTTTCCACTTCCAACATATACTGGTGGGATTTGTACTGCCTGGTTTGGTCATTCTCATTTGCTATTGCGTCATCATTGTCAAGCTGTCTAAAGGTGTCAAAGGCCAGGCACTGAAGAAAAAAGCATTGAAGACCACAGTCATCCTCATTCTGTGCTTTTTCACTTGCTGGCTACCATACTGCATCGGCATCTTTTTGGACAACCTCATTAGGCTGAATGTGGTTTCCTCCTCTTGCGAACTGCAACAAGCAGTGGACAAGTGGATTTCTATCACTGAAGCTCTGGCCTATTTTCACTGCTGTCTGAACCCCATCCTTTATGCTTTCCTGGGAGTTAAATTTAAGGAATCAGCTCGGAGTGCTCTAGCAGTCACTAGCAGGTCAAGTCAGAAAGTGACTCTTATGACAAAAAAGCGAGGGCCAATTTCATCCGTGTCCACAGAATGTGATTCGTCAAGTGTTTTGTCGAGTTAA